In Fusarium verticillioides 7600 chromosome 4, whole genome shotgun sequence, the following proteins share a genomic window:
- a CDS encoding transcriptional activator SPT7: MSITNGQPAWQPPYLHHTNSNRSVSHLDDVPARTQTPIDNPSVLMPEAPLDIEEENRRALFADLYRKTEDKVALLFSEDGSYNYPAISALRRSPPPSANIIPPTTDHEPIKEPPLKKAKRTIDEDDYDDDDDDEEDDEPSQSASKPHSAGAPANTLLSPSKSGSSPVHSVTSPSKHGDKSKDQDGSQSKDKDGEDAIKKLEEARTATEAAARRSFHTIFHTLENDHAAMLEQQQLEDSEKQLQAEMDHNHHPINNHSAVPNQGSLSSANLGASSLTLKHLIARIDMKRDQVRASDAELRLLMNEVRKNRSKWASEENVNQEELYEALEKVLTELKAHTEYSTPFLTRVNKRDAPDYYNFIKNPMDLGTMTKKLKSLTYKSKADFVVDLNLIWDNCLRYNQDMNHPLRRMANGMRKEAEKLIPLIPDLVIRSRAEVEAEERRKQNGGDDDAGEDSDDEPIMSSRGRKAGAKGTSKARKAPNDQKEDTPAIDQKPILQVNGLLGKVREGSEVDGSNGFATPPIAGSLTPSGLNGHSGMGSNADAMDIDGPSINGLALNSAFGEAAEQAFEDEEYKVWKQTTKKDRALVAKERFQLFKDNKFNTEAPALVRSKAGMRRFLKRQREAEAEGIITHSQANSTAVASEDSATKPTETLAEEIEEEEAKVIPDYYDTLSNIPDIHPRLQWVEDGEGKVINQHEEFLRLVPPGSFTAPTSRLTKKMDENIHQIQETRKLATRISVIKQMQVQTQVYTNQFPKSNSDPFVEQDIEPHFISDDGPVMAPETCQNALKRSIAKVLYHTGFEELQPSAMDAFTSVASDYFQKLCRTFNVYNESEKKPSPAHAQGSKFQPRFTPEEVILHTLDENGHDISSLELYAKDELDRLSTKLDALHERMKLHLTDLLRPALAQDAGTDGVGAFKDGSEQFVSGDFAEDLGEDFFGFRALGLDKEMGLDMISVPLHLLQTRVRNQYQMQTQTTGEAATDLFEPLPSSEPVTKENIQEQIGLVKNFFLAKLHANGDQPLVEDEDLPTKQKKPRPRLGASGKIVTAQKRSPKEQLALAKKKKKMEAAAAEAKANANASPEKGAPGTTPGKKKSMSAAAGSAPNPAVLALAPNMERQDSMHSQGNASQTDKDDTVGMMSPESIAP, translated from the exons atgtccatcacCAACGGCCAGCCCGCCTGGCAACCTCCCTATTTGCACCATACCAACAGTAATAGGAGCGTATCGCATCTCGATGATGTCCCTGCGCGAACTCAGACTCCTATTGATAATCCAAGTGTGCTGATGCCTGAGGCACCACTTGacatcgaagaagagaaccgACGCGCCCTATTTGCGGATTTATATCGCAAGACTGAGGACAAGGTCGCGTTGCTCTTCTCCGAAGATGGTTCTTATAATTATCCCGCGATATCTGCTCTACGACGTTCTCCGCCCCCCTCCGCAAACATTATCCCTCCCACAACCGACCACGAGCCAATCAAGGAACCCCCCTTAAAGAAAGCGAAGCGCACCATCGATGAGGACGACtatgacgatgatgatgacgacgaagaagatgacgagccTTCGCAATCAGCATCGAAACCTCATTCTGCTGGAGCTCCTGCCAATACGTTACTGTCGCCATCCAAATCAGGGAGCTCACCTGTTCATTCGGTGACATCACCAAGCAAGCATGGTGACAAATCCAaggatcaagatggctcACAGTCGAAAGATaaagatggtgaagatgccatcaagaaacttgaggAAGCTCGTACAGCTACCGAAGCTGCCGCTCGGAGGAGTTTCCACACCATCTTTCACACCTTGGAGAATGACCATGCCGCTATGCtagaacaacaacaacttgAAGATTCTGAGAAGCAGCTCCAGGCCGAGATGGATCACAACCATCATCCAATCAATAACCATAGCGCTGTTCCCAACCAAGGCTCACTCAGCAGCGCCAATCTCGGTGCTTCTAGCCTAACACTGAAACATCTCATCGCTCGCATCGACATGAAGCGAGATCAGGTTCGCGCCTCTGATGCCGAACTTAGGCTCCTGATGAACGAGGTCCGCAAAAATAGGAGTAAATGGGCCAGCGAGGAGAATGTGAACCAGGAGGAATTGTACGAGGCTTTAGAAAAGGTCTTGACAGAACTCAAGGCGCATACGGAATATTCCACTCCTTTTCTGACAAGGGTCAACAAGAGGGATGCTCCAGACTACTACAATT TCATCAAAAACCCCATGGATCTCGGCACAATGACTAAGAAGTTGAAAAGTCTGACTTACAAATCCAAGGCTGATTTTGTTGTGGATCTTAACTTGATCTGGGACAATTGCCTCAGGTACAACCAAGATATGAATCACCCTCTACGACGCATGGCCAATGGAATGAGAAAGGAAGCAGAGAAACTTATTCCATTGATACCAGACCTTGTCATCCGCTCTCGAGCGGAGGTTGAGGCAGAAGAACGGCGGAAACAGAATGGCGGAGACGACGATGCTGGAGAGGATTCCGATGACGAGCCCATTATGTCTTCACGAGGTCGCAAAGCTGGTGCAAAGGGGACAAGCAAGGCACGAAAGGCCCCAAACGATCAGAAAGAGGACACACCAGCAATAGATCAGAAGCCCATTCTTCAAGTAAATGGGCTTCTGGGAAAAGTCCGAGAAGGCTCAGAGGTTGACGGCAGCAATGGCTTTGCCACTCCACCGATTGCCGGTTCCCTCACACCAAGCGGACTTAACGGCCATTCCGGAATGGGGAGCAACGCCGATGCCATGGACATTGATGGGCCAAGTATCAATGGCCTGGCACTGAACTCGGCGTTTGGTGAAGCTGCCGAGCAGGcctttgaggatgaagagtaCAAAGTATGGAAGCAAACTACTAAGAAGGATCGAGCTCTGGTTGCCAAGGAGCGATTCCAACTTTTCAAGGACAACAAGTTTAACACTGAAGCCCCTGCACTCGTTCGCTCCAAGGCTGGTATGCGTCGATTTCTCAAGCGGCAAAGggaggcagaggcagaaggTATCATTACTCATTCTCAAGCAAACTCTACAGCTGTGGCTTCTGAAGATTCGGCAACAAAGCCAACTGAGACCTTGGCCGAGGAaatcgaggaagaagaggctaAGGTGATACCCGACTACTATGATACGTTGAGCAATATACCAGATATTCACCCCAGACTTCAATGGGttgaagacggagaaggGAAAGTTATCAACCAGCACGAGGAGTTTCTACGCCTGGTGCCGCCTGGGTCATTTACAGCACCAACAAGTCGTCTaacgaagaagatggacgagaATATTCATCAGATCCAAGAGACAAGGAAACTTGCAACCAGAATCTCGGTTATCAAGCAGATGCAAGTTCAAACTCAG GTGTATACAAACCAATTTCCCAAGTCAAACTCGGATCCCTTCGTGGAACAGGATATTGAACCTCATTTCATCAGCGATGACGGTCCTGTAATGGCCCCCGAAACATGCCAAAACGCTCTCAAGCGCTCGATTGCCAAAGTCCTCTACCATACTGGATTCGAGGAGCTTCAGCCGTCCGCCATGGACGCCTTCACCAGCGTTGCATCAGATTACTTTCAGAAGCTGTGCCGCACTTTTAATGTTTACAACGAGTCAGAAAAGAAGCCATCTCCGGCGCATGCTCAAGGGTCCAAATTTCAGCCCAGGTTTACTCCCGAGGAAGTCATCCTCCACACCCTGGACGAGAATGGTCACGACATCAGTTCGTTGGAATTGTACGCGAAGGATGAGCTCGATCGTTTGAGTACCAAGTTGGATGCTCTGCATGAGCGGATGAAGCTTCATCTCACTGACCTACTACGACCTGCTCTGGCTCAAGATGCCGGAACTGATGGGGTTGGTGCTTTCAAAGACGGCAGTGAGCAATTCGTCAGTGGTGACTTTGCTGAGGACCTCGGTGAAGATTTCTTTGGTTTCCGGGCCTTGGGTCTGGATAAGGAGATGGGTCTTGATATGATCTCAGTACCCTTGCATCTTTTGCAAACTAGAGTTCGCAACCAATACCAGATGCAGACACAGACGACTGGCGAAGCAGCCACTGATCTCTTTGAGCCACTGCCTTCTTCAGAGCCAGTCACTAAGGAGAACATTCAGGAACAAATTGGCctggtcaagaacttcttcctGGCTAAGCTGCACGCTAATGGCGATCAGCCCCTTGTGGAGGACGAAGACCTGCCTACCAAGCAAAAGAAACCTCGTCCACGGTTGGGCGCGAGTGGAAAGATTGTAACCGCTCAGAAACGATCTCCTAAGGAGCAATTGGCACTCgctaagaagaagaagaagatggaagctgccgctgccgaggccaaagccaatgcAAACGCATCACCTGAGAAGGGCGCGCCAGGTACTACCcctggcaagaagaagtccATGAGTGCAGCTGCTGGCTCGGCCCCCAACCCTGCAGTTCTTGCTTTGGCTCCAAACATGGAGAGGCAGGACAGCATGCATAGTCAGGGCAACGCCAGTCAAACAGACAAGGACGACACTGTCGGCATGATGAGCCCAGAAAGCATTGCTCCGTAG
- a CDS encoding serine hydroxymethyltransferase, cytosolic has protein sequence MSNKYSEGYPGARYYGGNQHIDQIERLCQQRALEAFHLDSEKWGVNVQCLSGSPANLQVYQAIMPVHGRLMGLDLPHGGHLSHGYQTPQKKISAISTYFETMPYRVDLDTGIIDYDTLQKNAILFRPKVLVAGTSAYCRLIDYERMRKIADSVGAYLVVDMAHISGLIAAEVIPTPFKYADIVTTTTHKSLRGPRGAMIFFRKGVRSVDAKTGKETLYDLENPINFSVFPGHQGGPHNHTITALAVALKQAASPDFKAYQEKVISNAKTLENTFKTLGHKLVSDGTDSHMVLVDLRQHNLDGARVEAVLEQINIACNKNSIPGDKSALTPCGIRIGTPAMTSRGFGEKEFERVGKYIDEAIKICKEEQAALPKEANKLKDFKARVASGEVQKINDLKKEIASWCNDFPLPVEGWRLDAGI, from the exons ATGTCCAACAAGTACTCTGAGGGTTACCCCGGTGCTCGTTACTATGGCGGCAACCAGCACATTGACCAGATCGAGCGTCTCTGCCAGCAGCGTGCTCTTGAGGCTTTCCACCTTGACTCCGAGAAGTGGGGTGTCAACGTCCAGTGCCTTTCTGGATCCCCTGCCAACCTCCAGGTCTACCAGGCCATCATGCCTGTCCACGGCCGTCTCATGGGTCTCGACCTTCCCCATGGTGGCCATCTGAGCCACGGTTACCAGACCCCACAGAAGAA GATCTCTGCTATCTCTACTTACTTTGAGACCATGCCTTACCGTGTCGACCTCGACACCGGCATCATTGACTATGATACTCTCCAGAAGAACGCCATCCTCTTCCGCCCCAAGGTCCTTGTTGCTGGTACATCTGCTTACTGCCGTCTCATTGACTACGAGCGCATGCGCAAGATCGCCGACTCTGTTGGTGCCTACCTTGTTGTCGATATGGCTCACATCTCCGGTCTCATTGCTGCCGAGGTCATCCCCACTCCCTTCAAGTACGCCGACATTGTCACAACCACCACCCACAAGTCTCTCCGTGGTCCCCGCGgtgccatgatcttcttccgCAAGGGTGTCCGCTCCGTCGATGCCAAGACCGGCAAGGAGACCCTCTACGACCTCGAGAACCCCATCAACTTCTCCGTCTTCCCCGGTCACCAGGGTGGCCCTCACAACCACACCATCACTGCTCTGGCTGTTGCCCTGAAGCAGGCTGCCAGCCCCGACTTCAAGGCCTACCAGGAGAAGGTtatctccaacgccaagaccCTGGAGAACACTTTCAAGACTCTTGGCCACAAGCTCGTCTCTGACGGAACTGACAGCCACATGGTCCTCGTCGACCTTCGCCAGCACAACCTGGACGGCGCCCGTGTTGAGGCCGTCCTTGAGCAGATCAACATTGCCTGCAACAAGAACTCCATCCCCGGTGACAAGTCTGCTCTCACCCCTTGCGGTATCCGTATTGGTACCCCCGCCATGACTTCTCGTGGCTTCGGAgagaaggagtttgagcgTGTCGGCAAGTACATCgatgaggctatcaagaTCTGCAAGGAGGAGCAGGCTGCTCTCCCCAAGGAggccaacaagctcaaggacttcaaggCTCGCGTCGCCAGCGGTGAGgtccagaagatcaacgacctcaagaaggagattgccTCTTGGTGCAACGACTTCCCTCTTCCCGTCGAGGGCTGGCGTCTGGATGCCGGCATCTAA
- a CDS encoding serine hydroxymethyltransferase, cytosolic codes for MSPTNAEYALSQSHKEMLEKSLLDSDPEVASIMKDEIKRQRESIILIASENITSRAVFDALGSPMSNKYSEGYPGARYYGGNQHIDQIERLCQQRALEAFHLDSEKWGVNVQCLSGSPANLQVYQAIMPVHGRLMGLDLPHGGHLSHGYQTPQKKISAISTYFETMPYRVDLDTGIIDYDTLQKNAILFRPKVLVAGTSAYCRLIDYERMRKIADSVGAYLVVDMAHISGLIAAEVIPTPFKYADIVTTTTHKSLRGPRGAMIFFRKGVRSVDAKTGKETLYDLENPINFSVFPGHQGGPHNHTITALAVALKQAASPDFKAYQEKVISNAKTLENTFKTLGHKLVSDGTDSHMVLVDLRQHNLDGARVEAVLEQINIACNKNSIPGDKSALTPCGIRIGTPAMTSRGFGEKEFERVGKYIDEAIKICKEEQAALPKEANKLKDFKARVASGEVQKINDLKKEIASWCNDFPLPVEGWRLDAGI; via the exons atgtctcCCACAAACGCCGAGTATGCGCTCTCTCAGTCGCACAAGGAG ATGCTTGAGAAGTCTCTCCTCGACTCCGACCCCGAGGTCGCCTCCATTATG aaggatgagatcaagcGTCAGCGCGAGTCCATTATCCTCATCGCCTCCGAGAACATCACTTCCCGCGCTGTCTTCGATGCCCTTGGTTCCCCCATGTCCAACAAGTACTCTGAGGGTTACCCCGGTGCTCGTTACTATGGCGGCAACCAGCACATTGACCAGATCGAGCGTCTCTGCCAGCAGCGTGCTCTTGAGGCTTTCCACCTTGACTCCGAGAAGTGGGGTGTCAACGTCCAGTGCCTTTCTGGATCCCCTGCCAACCTCCAGGTCTACCAGGCCATCATGCCTGTCCACGGCCGTCTCATGGGTCTCGACCTTCCCCATGGTGGCCATCTGAGCCACGGTTACCAGACCCCACAGAAGAA GATCTCTGCTATCTCTACTTACTTTGAGACCATGCCTTACCGTGTCGACCTCGACACCGGCATCATTGACTATGATACTCTCCAGAAGAACGCCATCCTCTTCCGCCCCAAGGTCCTTGTTGCTGGTACATCTGCTTACTGCCGTCTCATTGACTACGAGCGCATGCGCAAGATCGCCGACTCTGTTGGTGCCTACCTTGTTGTCGATATGGCTCACATCTCCGGTCTCATTGCTGCCGAGGTCATCCCCACTCCCTTCAAGTACGCCGACATTGTCACAACCACCACCCACAAGTCTCTCCGTGGTCCCCGCGgtgccatgatcttcttccgCAAGGGTGTCCGCTCCGTCGATGCCAAGACCGGCAAGGAGACCCTCTACGACCTCGAGAACCCCATCAACTTCTCCGTCTTCCCCGGTCACCAGGGTGGCCCTCACAACCACACCATCACTGCTCTGGCTGTTGCCCTGAAGCAGGCTGCCAGCCCCGACTTCAAGGCCTACCAGGAGAAGGTtatctccaacgccaagaccCTGGAGAACACTTTCAAGACTCTTGGCCACAAGCTCGTCTCTGACGGAACTGACAGCCACATGGTCCTCGTCGACCTTCGCCAGCACAACCTGGACGGCGCCCGTGTTGAGGCCGTCCTTGAGCAGATCAACATTGCCTGCAACAAGAACTCCATCCCCGGTGACAAGTCTGCTCTCACCCCTTGCGGTATCCGTATTGGTACCCCCGCCATGACTTCTCGTGGCTTCGGAgagaaggagtttgagcgTGTCGGCAAGTACATCgatgaggctatcaagaTCTGCAAGGAGGAGCAGGCTGCTCTCCCCAAGGAggccaacaagctcaaggacttcaaggCTCGCGTCGCCAGCGGTGAGgtccagaagatcaacgacctcaagaaggagattgccTCTTGGTGCAACGACTTCCCTCTTCCCGTCGAGGGCTGGCGTCTGGATGCCGGCATCTAA